Proteins co-encoded in one Deltaproteobacteria bacterium genomic window:
- a CDS encoding long-chain fatty acid--CoA ligase encodes MSPLCYSPAMDYRSLADLFLSQADAQGERVLYRFWREGEWRSQTWAEVAAEVEEIALGLVAAGVKKGDRVALFANNRVEWCLLDWAGICIGALTVPVYPSSTPAQVEYIVAHSGATVLVVDSPAALERLDRSGAGMAALRTVVLLDGDGAPDDSALTLERLKEMGREYGRAHPGALRELAGALGPDDDLTIIYTSGTTGEPKGVLTTHGHYLFIMTSALASISVSEDDVALQFLPLAHSFGRLEHFIVVGRGYECAFARAIETLSADLQTVRPTMLFSVPRVYENAHRRILNRVESASPLRRRLFRWAVSVGKRYNDRARPGEPCGPWLRLCHRLADSLVLSKVRAGMGGRLRMAISGGAPLSDTHADFFQALGVWIVEGYGLTETSTVTHVNRIDRYRIGTVGLAMDGVECRIADDGEILIRGANVMKGYYKDSAATREAIDEDGWFHTGDVGCIEDGGFLRITDRKKDLIVTSGGKNVAPQMIENHLRQEPLISQAMVWGDKTSHLVALVTLDADEAGRWAEKEGIEWDKPEDAAADARLADHLRQRIRERNRELAPFEAVRDFRVLPGDFSTGTGELTPSLKLKRRIVMERYGGLLDEMLKRN; translated from the coding sequence ATGAGTCCCTTGTGTTATAGTCCGGCCATGGATTACCGGAGTCTTGCCGACCTGTTCCTGTCCCAGGCCGACGCGCAGGGGGAACGCGTGCTGTACCGCTTCTGGCGTGAAGGGGAGTGGCGCAGCCAGACGTGGGCGGAGGTCGCCGCCGAGGTGGAGGAGATCGCCCTGGGGCTGGTGGCCGCGGGAGTGAAGAAGGGCGACCGGGTGGCCCTCTTCGCCAACAACCGCGTGGAGTGGTGCCTGCTGGACTGGGCCGGCATCTGCATCGGCGCCCTCACCGTGCCCGTCTACCCGTCGAGCACCCCGGCGCAGGTGGAGTACATCGTCGCTCATTCCGGGGCGACGGTGCTGGTGGTGGACTCGCCCGCGGCGCTGGAGCGGCTGGACCGGTCGGGGGCGGGCATGGCGGCGCTGCGGACCGTCGTCCTGCTGGACGGCGACGGCGCACCGGACGATTCGGCGCTCACCCTCGAACGCCTGAAGGAGATGGGCCGGGAGTACGGGCGCGCCCATCCCGGCGCCCTGCGCGAGCTGGCCGGGGCTCTCGGACCCGACGACGACCTCACCATCATCTACACCTCGGGCACCACCGGCGAGCCCAAGGGGGTCCTGACCACCCACGGCCACTACCTGTTCATCATGACGTCCGCCCTCGCCTCCATATCGGTGAGCGAGGACGACGTGGCGCTCCAGTTCCTTCCGCTGGCGCACTCCTTCGGGCGCCTGGAGCATTTCATCGTGGTGGGCCGGGGCTACGAGTGCGCGTTCGCGCGCGCCATCGAGACCCTGTCCGCCGACCTGCAGACGGTCCGCCCCACCATGCTGTTCTCGGTGCCGCGGGTCTACGAGAACGCTCACCGGCGCATCCTCAACCGGGTGGAGAGCGCCAGCCCGCTGCGCCGGCGCCTGTTCCGCTGGGCGGTGTCCGTGGGCAAGCGCTACAACGACCGGGCGCGCCCGGGCGAGCCGTGCGGCCCGTGGCTGCGGCTGTGCCACCGGCTGGCGGATTCCCTGGTGCTGTCGAAGGTCCGGGCCGGTATGGGCGGGCGGCTGCGCATGGCCATCTCCGGCGGCGCGCCGCTGTCGGACACCCATGCCGATTTCTTTCAGGCCCTGGGGGTGTGGATCGTGGAGGGATACGGCCTTACCGAGACCTCCACCGTGACGCACGTGAACCGCATCGACCGCTACCGCATCGGCACGGTGGGTCTCGCCATGGACGGAGTCGAGTGCCGCATCGCCGACGACGGCGAGATCCTGATCCGCGGCGCCAACGTGATGAAGGGCTACTACAAGGATTCCGCCGCGACGCGCGAAGCCATCGACGAGGACGGCTGGTTCCACACCGGCGACGTGGGGTGCATCGAGGACGGCGGCTTCCTGCGCATCACCGACCGCAAGAAGGACCTGATCGTGACCTCCGGCGGCAAGAACGTCGCGCCGCAGATGATCGAGAACCACCTGCGTCAGGAACCGCTCATCAGCCAGGCCATGGTGTGGGGCGACAAGACCAGCCACTTGGTGGCGCTGGTGACGCTGGACGCGGACGAGGCCGGTCGCTGGGCGGAGAAGGAAGGCATCGAGTGGGACAAGCCCGAGGACGCGGCCGCCGACGCGCGGCTCGCCGACCACCTCCGCCAGCGCATCCGCGAGCGCAACCGGGAACTGGCGCCGTTCGAGGCGGTGCGGGACTTCCGCGTCCTGCCGGGGGACTTCTCCACCGGCACCGGGGAGCTGACCCCGAGCCTCAAGCTCAAGCGCCGGATCGTGATGGAGCGCTACGGCGGCCTGCTCGACGAGATGCTGAAGCGGAACTGA
- a CDS encoding DegT/DnrJ/EryC1/StrS family aminotransferase, whose translation MELPLLDLKAQYETIREEIQEAVLRVCASQRFILGPEVTALEEEVAACTGARFAVGVSSGTDALLASLMALDVGPGDEIITTAYSFFASAGVIARLGARPVFVDIDPDTFNMDPEAMAARLGPRTRAVMPVHLFGRCMELDSILEACSERGIAVVEDAAQSFGAVDSRGRNAGTVGALGCFSFYPSKNLGAFGDGGMVITDDEALARRIRLLRVHGEEPKYHHRLVGGNFRLDSLQAAVLRVKLKHLAAWVEGRRRNARRYRELLEPVASENRLILPGDCPGHVYNQFVIRAPERDRLRAYLDERGVATEIYYPLPLHQQECFQTLGYGAGDFPESEAAARSSLALPIYSELTAAQQQYVGTHIRAFYGS comes from the coding sequence AAGCGCAGTACGAGACCATCCGGGAGGAGATCCAGGAGGCGGTGCTGCGGGTGTGCGCGTCGCAGCGGTTCATCCTCGGGCCGGAGGTGACCGCTCTTGAGGAGGAGGTGGCGGCCTGCACGGGCGCGCGCTTCGCCGTGGGCGTCTCGTCCGGCACCGACGCGCTGCTGGCTTCGCTGATGGCGCTGGACGTGGGTCCGGGGGACGAAATCATCACCACCGCCTATTCCTTCTTCGCCAGCGCCGGCGTCATCGCGCGGCTTGGAGCGCGGCCGGTGTTCGTCGACATCGACCCCGACACCTTCAACATGGACCCGGAGGCGATGGCGGCGCGCCTGGGCCCGCGCACCCGCGCGGTCATGCCCGTGCATCTGTTCGGCCGCTGCATGGAGCTGGATTCCATCCTGGAAGCGTGCAGCGAGCGCGGCATCGCCGTGGTCGAGGACGCGGCGCAATCCTTCGGCGCGGTCGATTCACGGGGCCGGAACGCCGGCACCGTCGGCGCCCTGGGCTGCTTCTCCTTCTACCCGAGCAAGAACCTGGGCGCCTTCGGCGACGGCGGCATGGTGATCACCGACGACGAGGCGCTGGCCCGGCGCATCCGGCTGCTTCGGGTCCACGGTGAGGAGCCCAAGTACCATCACCGCCTGGTGGGCGGGAACTTCCGGCTGGACAGCCTCCAGGCCGCCGTGCTGCGGGTGAAGCTGAAGCATCTCGCGGCATGGGTCGAGGGGCGGCGGCGCAATGCGCGGCGATACCGGGAACTCCTGGAACCGGTGGCGTCGGAGAACCGGCTGATTCTTCCCGGCGACTGTCCCGGTCACGTCTACAACCAGTTCGTGATCCGCGCGCCGGAGCGCGACCGCCTGCGGGCTTACCTGGACGAGCGCGGGGTTGCCACCGAGATCTACTATCCGCTGCCGCTGCATCAGCAGGAATGCTTCCAGACCCTGGGCTACGGCGCCGGTGACTTCCCCGAGTCCGAGGCGGCGGCCCGATCCTCCCTGGCGCTGCCCATCTACTCGGAGTTGACCGCGGCGCAACAGCAATACGTCGGCACACACATCCGCGCATTTTACGGAAGCTGA